CATCGTCGGCCCTTCAGGCAGCGGCAAGACGACTCTGTTGAGCATGATCTCGGGAATTTTAAGGCCCAACTCCGGTACCGTCGTGATACATGGTCAAGAAATCTGGAAACTCGGTAACAACGCAATCGCCGATTTCAGACTGAACACCATCGGTTTCGTATTCCAGGATTACCACCTCTTCCCGAAACTGACCACCCTGGAAAACGTGGCGATTCCCTTGATTCTCAAGAAGCAGGACTGGAAAAAGGCAATGGATACCGCCATGGAGTTCCTGGAGGTGGTGGAGCTCAAGGAGAGGGCTTCGCTTCCTCCCCTCAAGTTGAGCGGAGGCGAGCAGCAGCGTGTGGCCATAGCCAGGGCTATCGTCAGTCGTCCGGATATTTTGATTCTGGACGAACCCACCGCTTCGCTGGACGGCAACACAGGTAAAAAGATCCTGGGCTTCGTGAAAGAAAACGTTTTGAACGAACATCGGTGCATTCTGATTGTCACCCACGACAGCAGGATATTCGAATATGCCGACCGTATGATCAAGATGGAAGATGGAAAAATCGTAGAGGTTTTGAGCGGAGGATTTGATGAGGAATAAGCTGCTGTTTGCTTTGGCGATCCTAGGCATTGTGGCAGGCTTTGTCAGCGCCTATATCTACAGCACTCAGAAGAAAGCGTTGCCTCCAGTCTTCAATCCCGCACCCAACCCCTATGTAAAAGGCATTTATACAAATGGCATCGTTGAAAGCTACCAGTCGAATGGAGAAAACATCAATATATTCCCCGAAGTATCGGGAACAGTCGCGCAGATCCCTGTAGTCGAAGGCGCAAAGGTGCGCCGGGGCGATCCGTTGCTCGTCATGGACGATTCCATCCAGCGAGCGCTCGTCGAGCAGCAGAAGGCCCAGGCTGATGCCGCGCAGGCTCTGCTGCAGCAGCTCAAGGCTCAACCGAGAAAAGAAACTCTCGAAGTATCGAAAGCACAGGTAGATTTTGCGGCGGCAAGCTACAAGACTTCTCTGGCCCAATATGAAAAGCAGAAGAAATCTTATGAATTGAACCCCAAGTCGGTGAGCCCGGATCAACTGGATAATGCAGAGAATGCAGCCAAAGCGGCCCAGGCGAACCTCCTGGTAGCACAGAAACAGTATGAACTGACCAAGGCGGGAGCCTGGATTTATGATATACGAAACCAGCAGTATCAATATGAAGCCTTGTCAAAAGCCCTGGCGAGTTCAAAAGCGCTCTTGGAAAAATACACTCTGCGTGCTCCTGTCGATGGAGTGATTCTCGCGGTCAACACCGCTGTCGGCAGTTTCATATCTCCTCAGGGTGCTTATGGAACCTATACGCAAGGTTTCAACCCTATCATCGTCATGGCGACTTCCGCGCCCTATTGCGGGGTGAGGTGCTACATCGATGAGATTCTCATCGCAAGGCTTCCTCCGCCGGACCAGATGAATGCCCGAATGTTTTTCAGGGGAACGAACATCAGTGTACCCCTGGAATACGAACGAGTGCAGCCATACGTCATCCCCAAGATCGAGCTTTCGAATCAGAGGACCGAGAGAGTCGACGTCAGAGTGCTGCCGATTTTGTTTCGGTTCAAACCTCTGAAGGACATGGCTGTCTATCCCGGCCAACTGGTGGATGTCTATGTGGAATCGAAATGAATCTCAGAAAAGTAAAGGCCTGAAACTATAGGAAGCGGGATGGACCTCACACATCAAGCATTCAGTGGTTTTCTGCCCGACGGCAACGGTACCTGTCAAACGGACCGGCAGTCCCTCCATTCGCAAAGGAAGTCGCGACGTATGCCACTGCCGCCTGGAAGTGCGATGAAAGGCGGACGAAGGGTTCTTTGGTTTCACTTGTGGATTTTTTGTGCATGGATTTCGATGCTTGCCTACGGATGTGCGGTGGGCCCCGATTTCGTGCGCCCCAAACCTCCTGCAGTGTCCCGGTATACCCAGGGGAAACAACCTACCGAAACGGTATCGGCTGATGGCCAGGCACAAGTTTTTGAATATGGCGCAAATATTACCGAAGACTACTGGCGGATGTTCAAATCTCCTCCGCTGAATGCAATGATCAGGGAAGCCATAGAGGAAAACCCCGGACTTCAGTCGGCACAGGCACGCCTTCGCCAAAGCCAAGAAAATCTTCGAGCCGGTTACGGCGTATTTTTTCCACAGATTGGTGGAAGCTTCGACGCCACCAGGCAGAAATTCTCACCCCAGAAGTTCGGCAGTTCTTCACCCAGCAATATCTTTAACCTCTTTACCGCCTCGGCTACCATATCCTATGTCCTGGATGTGTTCGGCGGACAGCGCCGCACCATCGAGAGCCTTTCGGCCCAGGTGGATCAACAGAATTATACCACCCAGGCCGCCTATCTCACTCTTACGGGCAATATCGTCAATGCGGCCATCGCACAAGCCGCCTATCGCGCCGAAATAGAGGCCTCGGAGCAAATCATCTCCTTTGAAAAGGAACTGGTCGAACTTACTGAAACTCAGGCACAAGCGGGAACCGTGCCGTACGTCAATGTCCTCAGCCTCAAGTCACAGCTTCTAGCCACTGAGGCCACTCTTCCTACGCTCAAAAAAAACCTCGATCAGAGTCTGCATCTCCTGGCGGCGCTGCTGGGGCGCGCCTCTGGAGAGTGGCTTCCTCCGCCTCTCACTTTGGAGGACTTCGCTCTTCCTGCCAACCTTCCCATAACTCTCCCATCCGAGCTTGTGCGCCGCCGCCCCGATATTCTGGCATCAGAAGCTCAAGTCCACACCGCCAGCGCCAACGTCGGAGTCGCAACCGCCGCCATGTTTCCGAGTTTCACTTTGAGTGGAGAGCTGGGGCAGAACAGTTCCGACATCACCAGGCTTTTTGACAGCGCCGGGACCATATGGACAGTGGGTACCAACATGGCATCTCCGCTCTTTCAAGGGGGAACTTTGTGGTTTCAGAGGCGTGCCGCCATTGAGGCCTATCAGGCATCGCTCTCAGATTACCGGCAGGTTGTCATCAACGCCCTTCAGCAGGTGGCCGATACCCTTCGCGGAGTAGAACACGATGCCGAAACGCTCCGTGCACAGTCCGAAGCGCTTGTTATTGCCGAGGAAAATTTGAACCTGGTGAAGGCGAACTACGAGGCCGGTTTGGTCAACTATCTCCAAATGCTTACGGCAGACAACCAATACCAGCAGGCAAAGCTCGGCTACATCCAGGCAAAAGCGCTCCGTCTGCAGGATACCGCCGCGCTCTTTGTCGCCTTGGGCGGAGGTTGGTGGAACGCTGAAGCCAAACCTGCAGGGGAATGATGTGAACCCATTCCTGTTGAAATTTCAGGCAGGTGCTGCCTGCAGGAAATGGGATTGGCATCGGGATTTAGATGCTTCTAGGGGTCTAATCTCGAAATTGAGTAAACAATTTAGCAGTAACAGGAGGATTTCCCATGAAGATTCTGGTGGCAACAGATGGTTCCAAGCAATCCATGAAAGCTGTGCACAGGGCATTGAAAATGGCCGAGCAAGAGGGTGCGCAGGTTACCCTGATAACGGTGGCTTCTTATCTTGCAGCAGATTTCGCTGAATTGCCATTGGATATCAGGGAAAGGTTTAAAGCAATGTCGATGAAGGTTTTAGATGATGCCAAAGCTCTTTTTGATGCAAAGGGCATTTCTGCCGAAACAGTGCTGTCGGAAGGCGTTGTGGCCGCCAACAGCATCTTGAGACTGGCGGAGGAAGGCGGTTTTGATGAGATTATTCTTGGGAGCACTGGAACAACCGGTCTCGTCAGGGCTCTCATCGGAAGCACCGCCTCAAAAGTAGTATCGCATGCTCCCTGCACCGTTACCGTGGTCAGATAGAATCATAAAATAAAATTGGTCGGGTAGTCCGCGTCGGCTATCTCGGAATACCCGGCCTCATGTCCCTGAAGTTCTTTCGGGGAAGGGAATATAACGCTCCGGTTTATAACCTCCAAGAACTCCCTTGGGGGAGAGGACCACTTGCCACAACTGGTTCATTCTCGCCCTGAAGGACGCGGCGCAGGAGAGCAGATAGTATTTCCACATGCGGTAGAATCGTTCGTCATAATCTTTTTTGAGGATCTCCCAGCTCTCATGGAAGTTCCGGAACCAGTGCATGAGCGTCTTGTCATAATCGGCGCCAAAGCTGTGCCAATCTTCCAGTACAAATATCCCTTCTACGGCCGAGCATATCTGCTTTGCAGAGGGCAGCATGGAATGGGGGAAAATATAACGGTCTATCCAGGGGTCGGTATTCGTGACAGATTCGTTTCCGCCGATCGTATGGAGTAAAAAGAGCCCATCTTCTTTCAAACATTTTCTGGCGACATGCATCAAAGTAGGATAGTTCTTGTATCCGACATGTTCAAACATGCCGATGGATACAATGCGGTCGAAGGTACCGTCAATGCTTCGATAATCCTGCAAACGGATATCGACGGGAAGGCTACGACACAATTCTTTTGCATATTCCGCCTGCTGCTTCGAAACAGTGATGCCCACAACTTTGACATGGTATTTTTCAGCGGCAAATTTTGCGGTGCCACCCCAGCCACAACCGATATCCAGCACCTCCATTCCCGGTTGCAGATCCAGCTTCCGGCACACAAGATCCAACTTGGATATCTGCGCTTCCTCAAGAGTGGATGCCGTCTCCCAATAGCCGCAGCTGTAGATCATGAGATCGTCGAGCATGCACCGGTAAAGGTTGTTGCCAATGTCGTAATGGTGTTGAACGTCCCTGCAGTTGCGTGACGGCTTCTGGAGGTTCAACAAGCGGGCTTTCAGCATGTCTGCATAATAGGTTTTGAGCTTGACTTTCTTGTCCAATTCAGACCGCAGAATCCTGAAAAAGAATTCATCGAGCCTGGAGCAATCCCACCAGCCGTCCATATAGGATTCTCCCAGAGCCAGCGACCCTCCCTGAAACAACCTCGGATAGAATTCATCATTGTGGATCTGTATGTCCCAAGGCCGGTTCCCCCCGATTTCAATATCGACTGAGGTTAACAGTTCTTGAATCTTTTTGCGGAAATTCTCCCGAAACATGGTCTCTACTCCTCCACAGAAAAAACCGACGATTCCGATAAACCTTGAAATCATGAGGCGGCAGGAGCAGCGATGATATGTCATTTAAAGGTAAAAACCTTCGCGAATAATCTTCCATGGCATGCTGAACTTCATTCCGCTCCACCAGCCTCGAAATCATCTGGTGCATCAGACGGGGCACTCAAACATTCACGCCCATGAAATGGCCCTGGCCGTGTCTGCCGCTCGATCTTCTTCCCGGCCGGATTTCCGTTGGATCTGTCATTCTTTCTCCGGAACCGGCCCTTCGGGTGGGGTATAAGGAATTCCCTCCTCCAGGGATTCGAACACATCCTCACTGTAGTCACGGCCTACGGATGCCGGAGGCTCCGCCTCAAGGGGGGGCGGCACCACCTTACCGGGTGTTCGGTCCTCTCGCTCCCAGGCTATTTCGTCTGTCCCGATGAGATCGACAACCGACGTGAGGCCCATAACGTCGGTCAGAATCTGCAACAGGATCTGGTGTTCGACTTCGTCGGGGAGAAGCCCTTCCAGATAGACCATTCCCCGCCGACATGAAATTTCCAACTCGTCCAGTTCGACTCTTCCATCGTTGCGGAGATGTTCTATGATGAGCAATTCCAGTTCTTCATCGCTCATGTTCCGGTATTCCTCGGGTAAGGCTGCGCAGGGTATGAGTTCGTGAGGGCGACGCAGTCTCTTTTGCTTTTTCTCGAACCGTCGGGCGCATGCAACGCACAAACGCGTCTCGGGAATCGCCTTCAGGCGTCCATAAGAGATGAGCGCTTCACATTCCTCGCATATGCCGTAGGAACCCGCAGCCATCTTGCAAAGCGCCAGATCGATGGCTTCGATTTCCTCCTTTGTCCGTTCGTCCAGGCGATCATACAGGGTGGTGATGTCAGTTTTTTGAGCTTCTTCCTCGAGTTCGATGTCGCGCTCGCCCAAGGCCTGCCAGTCCGCTTCAAACTGATGAAGTCGCGTGAAAACCTCTCTTCGACGCTGGAGAAGTAGGGTCCGGAGGTGTGTCAAATCTTGTTCCGTCATGATGGCTCTCCCCCCATGAGAATAAGTTCAGCTGCTCGCTCACAGGACAGCTTTTCCCATATTTTCAAGGATCTTTATTATCCACAATCCTGCGCGCTGTTTCCTCCGGTAACTCTCTTCACCCCCCATAGCTAGTTCCCGCCGCAGCGCAACGCTCCCTCCTTCCCTCAGGTACCGGATCTTCAAAGCGCCCTGCCCGGGCAAATCTCACGAAAGGGATGAGATCGGATTCCTCATCCCTTCTTATCCAGCACGGTTGATGGGGTCAGCACTTACAACCTATCCGGCCCCCCTGTGGACTTTGCCCCCCTTGGTCCCCCCTCGAGGGGGGAATTGAAGGGGGGTGTCCGCTGCCGAGGAAGGTTTTCGGATAGGCTTTTACAACAAGTCAGGATCCTCATTTGACCGTGATTTTGATCTCCTTCGACTTGGCCTCTTCCGTTTTGGGCAACACTACGGTCAGTATTCCCTTCTCGAAAGTTGCCTCGATTTTTTCCATTTGAACGGTGGACGGCAGTCGGAAAGAACGTTGAAAGGATCCGGAATACCTCTCGATGGAATGGAAATGCTCGCCCTTTTTCTCCGCCTCCTTTGTCTTCTCCCCTTTTATGGTGAGACGATCCCCCACGAGGCTGACGTCGATATCCTTGGCCTCAAGACCAGGCAGCTCGGCTTTCACGTAAATGCATTCGTCCGTTTCGGATATATCGACCGCGGGACTCCATTCCTGAGAAAAAAGAGAGGGGAACCGGCTCTCACCGAAGAACCTGTTCAAAAGATTGTCCATTTCCTTGCGCAACGAAGTCAATTCTTTTTGAGGGCTCCAAGGTATAAGGTCCATCATGTGATCTCCTCTTTTTGCTCTTTTCCGTGGAAAAGGCCTCCATAGATTCTTCCTTTTCTGGTGGATGCAGGAATGCTCCTCAGAGCCTATCCACCGACGCAGGCTCCGTTCGTGCTGAGCGAAAGTGTGAACGGGATTCGTCCGCACTTCGATATCTCAGGGCGAACGGAGAAAATTTTGGGATAGGCTTTTAGAACCTGCTCTACGCGCCCTCACCTCAACCCTATCCCCAATGGGGCTGGGAAGATTTTTTTTACGGGCGGACCAGATGGATGGGAACCTTCCCGGGGAAAAGAGCTGGTGGATTGATTTGATGCAGCAAATTGCATCGGTCCTCTTGACGACGATCAAAATACTATTATGCCCCATAAAGCCATAACTCTCCCGAGGCCAAAAGGATGCTTTAAGTCAGTACGATCTATAAGGAACAAATGACGATTGTATTTATTTTCTTGTGATTATACTAAATATTTAAGCTTTGTGAGTCAATAAGCTATCATTCGCCATACGTGAAGATGTCAATCCATAACCTATGGTTTTCTGGATTCCCGCCCAAAACATGTGGGGATGACGAAAGGCAGCCCGCAACGTCATTCCCTCGAAGGCTGGAATCCAGACCTTGAGCCTTCACTGTTTCTTCTCGATGCCTTCCGCCGTTCCATCGAGATATGCCTGTATGAGAGCCTCCCTTTCCCTGCTCACCGAGTTCATCAGCACCTTGCCTCCGAAGCCGAAGCACTCCTCTGCCACCCGCTCCGGGTCGGCCCTTCTCACCAGAGTGAACAGGGCAGAGCTTCCGGGCTTGAATTCTTCAGAAAGATCTTTCATGAACTGGTCGTCGACTCCCACATCCGTTAGAGAAGCGGACACCGCCCCTGTGACTGCACCCAAAACAGCCCCGATCAAAGGGCTGAGAAGGATGCTGCCAACGATGAGCCCCGTGATACTCCCCGCAAATCCTCCCTTCCTTGCCGGCCTGTGCATCTGATGGTACCTGACCCTACCGTCAGCTTCCTTGACAACAACTACAGCATCCTCCAGATCGATGAATCCGCTGCGCTGGAGCTTCAGGAGCTTGAGACGCGCTTCCTCGGCTTTCAGTTCGTCATCGAAAACGATGACGGTAAGGTTGCTCGTATATTTCTCCCTGAGCCTCGCCCTGAAAAGTTCCGGTCCGACCCACTCCTCAAAGCTTGCTGCAAGCCTGTTTGTCGCACCGAAAGAATCCACCGCGAGGATGCTTCCGTCTCGCGTGTTCAGCATGAGGTATTCGTCGATTTCTTCATAGGCCTTATTGACGATGATGGTCTTGACGCCGACATAGCCGATCACCACGTTCTCCATTGAGAATTTGGGTATCGATGAGCGAAAAGCGAGAGTGGTCCCAATCACGAAATCAGGGGAACCCAATCCGCCAAGCCAGCTCTTTTTGTGGATGGGATCTTCCGACAGCCTTTTTCCATAGTTTTCCATGAAGCCGGCATACTCTTCAGGAAGCCTGACCCCCAACCTCTTTGAAGCATAGTCCGCAAAATGTCCCATTTCAATAATCCTTTCCATTGGCTGGACTCGGTTTCATGGTGAGTGAGAGCCGGAATCGCTCCAGCATCACCATCCCTGAGAGAGTTGAGGCACTCCCACCTATCTTCCATCTCCATGTCTCGACTTCAAGGAAATATTTGTTTGTCGGAGCGGTACGCGGACACCGGCATCAAAGCAGCCACTTCACTGTTGAGGATTTCTTTTTCAAAAAACCTGAAGAAGAATGCTATCGTATCGAGGATTTGAAAATTTTTTATAACAATAGCCCATTCACGGGTTGTATTTCAACCGAGTTTTCATCATAACGACTCCAAAAATTTTTCAGTTTTCCTCAGTGAACACGATGCCCTGGGGTAATCGCCCATAGATTCTTGACAAGTTTTCTCCGAGATTTTAGTTTTTATTCAGCTTGTTCTATCCATAAGTTACAGTAAAAGAAGCAAAAGCAGGTATAAAAACAATATGAGAGGCACTCGATTATCTGTATGACGAGATGCTTCCGTGGACAAGCCGATTATTCCACGATCCCGCAGGAACGACGAACGAGAACCACCCAACATTTCTTTCCAACAGCCTTGTGCGAGGTGCAAACTTGCTTTGGACGCCCATTCAAAAGCAGCCTGAATCATGGACCGTACTTCCGAACCTCCTGGATTATTCCAGCACCATGGCTCATTTCTCATGGGAGGATATCCGCCGTGAATTGGAAGGCCTTCCCGGAGGCAAAGGGCTCAATATCGCTCACGAAGCGGTCGACCGCCATGCCGATGGGCCGCTCCGCGACCACGTGGCTCTGCGATGGCTCGGGAGCGAAGGCGCGACCCGTGACTTCACCTATGGTGAACTGAAAGGGCAGAGCAACCGCTTTGCCAATGTTCTCAGAGGGCTGGGAATAGGAAAGGGAGACACGGTCTCCGTTTTGGCAGACCGCATTCCAGAGCTGTACATCGCCGCTCTGGGGACTCTCAAAAACACGAGCGTCTTCTGCCCCCTCTTCTCCGCCTTCGGTCCGGAGCCCATCTATCAGCGGCTGAGCAAAGGAGACGCAAAAGTCCTGGTGACTTCACAGCGTCGATACAGCCAGAAGGTGAGCCACCTGATGGACACTCTGCCCAAGCTGCAGCACGTGCTCCTGGTGGATGCGGAAGACCATTTGGGGAAAGGCCTACTGTCGCTTCCCCGGCTCTTGGCGGAGTCATCCGAGGTATTTTCCATCCCACCGACCGATCCCGAGGACAGTGCGTTTCTGCATTTTACGAGCGGCACTACGGGGATGCCCAAGGGTGCGATCCATGTACACAATGCCGTCCTCACCCATTACGTGACCGGCAAATATGTCATGGATTTTCACCCGGGAGACATCTTCTGGTGCACGGCCGACCCGGGATGGATCACAGGCACTTCCTATGGGATTGTTGCGCCCCTGCTCCACGGGATCACCAACATCATTGATGAAGCGGATTTCGACGCAATGCGATGGTGTCACATCCTGGAGTCCGAGAAGGTAAGCATCTGGTACACGGCGCCCACGGCCATCCGCAGATTCATGCGGCTGAGCCTTGAACCGAGCCGGCATTACGATCTCCGTCACCTGCGCGTCATTCACAGCGTCGGCGAACCGCTCAACCCCGAGGCGGTCGTCTGGGGCCAGAAGGCCATGGGGCTCCCCATCCATGACAACTGGTGGCAGACCGAAACGGGCGGCATCATGATCGCCAACTTCCCCGCCATGGAAATCCGGCCCGGTTCCATGGGACGCCCCATTCCCGGCGTCGAGGCCGCCATCGTCCGGCGCATCGACAAGGATACCGTGGAAGTGATCGAAGAGCCTGAAATACAGGGAGACCTTGCACTCCGGCCGGGCTGGCCTTCCATGTTCCGGGGGTATCTGCACGACGAGGAGCGCTACAGGAAGTGCTTCGTCGGCGGATGGTATCTGACGGGAGACCTGGCGAAGCGCGACGCAGACGGCTACTTTTGGTTCGTCGGTCGCGCCGACGACATCATCAAGACATCCGGCCACATGGTGGGTCCCTTCGAAGTGGAGAGCACCCTCATGGAGCACCCCGCTGTAGCTGAAGCGGGAGTCATAGGAAAACCGGACCCTCTCATTGGAGAAATAGTAAAAGCGTTCGTCGCCCTCAAGCCAGGAATAAATCCAAGTGAGGAGCTTCGCCTGGAGCTCATCGGTTTTGCCCGCAAGAAGCTGGGTTCGGCGGTGGCGCCCAAGGAGATCGATTTTCAGCCCAACCTTCCCAAAAACAAGGCCGGCAAGATCATGCGGCGGCTGCTCAAGGCCCGCGAACTGGGTCTGCCCGAAGGCGATCTGTCTACCCTGGAGAACAACTAATGAAAACGAAAACCACCAAAAAAACAAAGGCCGCAGTTGTGGACCGTGACCATGCATTGCACCTGCTGCGCTCTATGATTCGCATCCGGCGCCTGGAGGAGAAGTGCGCCGAACTCTACAGCGCCATGAAGATACGGGGTTTTTTACACCTTTATGACGGTGAGGAGGCAGTGGCCGTCGGGGTCCTGGAAGCACTGACTCTGGACGATGCCGTTGTGGCCACCTACCGGGAGCACGGCCATGCGCTGATAAGAGGCCTTTCGGCGGGCTGTATTCTGGCGGAGATGTACGGAAAACAGGAAGGCTGCAGCCGCGGTCGAGGCGGTTCCATGCATCTTTTCGACGCCAAGACTCGGCTTTACGGAGGCAATGCCATCGTTGGCGGCGGTCTTCCCATCGCCGTCGGGCTGGCACTGGCGGACAAGATGCAGAAAAGGCCGCACGTCACGTGCTGCTTTTTCGGAGACGGAGCCGTCGCCGAAGGGGAATTCCATGAAAGCATGAACCTGGCCTCCCTGTGGAAACTGCCGGTCCTTTTTATCTGCGAAAACAACCTTTACGCCATGGGGACAGCGCTGAAATACACACAGGCCGTCAGGGATCTCGCCCGCAAGGCTGCAAGCTATGACGTGGCTTCCGCCGCTGTAGACGGGATGGATGTTCTGGCGGTCGAGGCGGCTGCAAAAAAAGCGGTGGAGGCCGTTCGCTCCGGCGAGGGACCTCATTTCCTGGAATGTCTCACCTATCGTTTTCGGGCTCATTCCATGTTCGACCCGGAGCTCTATCGGTCCAAAGCGGAGGTTGAAGAGTGGAAAAAGCGCTGCCCCATCGAGACGTTCATTCAGAGGCTCAAAAGTGAAGGGCTCATGAGCGATGCGGACCTGGAGGAAATCGAGCGCGACATCGCTCGGGAAATCAACGAAGCAGTCGCCTTCGCCGAGGCTTGCACCTGGGAGCCCCTCGAAGACCTGACCCGCTTCGTCTATTCGGAACGGAGGATACCATGAGCAACGGCGTTGAGAGCATGCAGAAGCTCACTTACCGGGAGGCTGTGCGCGAAGCCATCCGGGAGGCCATGCGAAAAGACGAGAGGGTTTTCCTCATGGGGGAGGATGTCGGCCGATACGGGGGGTGCTTCGCCGTGAGCAAGGGGTTGCTCGAGGAGTTCGGTCCGGAGAGGATCATCGATACCCCTCTTTCGGAATCCGGGTTCACGGGAGCGGGCATCGGCGCCGCCCTCGGCGGGATGCGGCCCATCGTGGAGATCATGACGGTCAACTTCAGCCTTCTGGCTGCCGATCAGATTGTCAACAACGCCGCCGTTTATCTCCACATGTCCGGAGGGCTCTTCAATGTGCCCATCGTCATCCGGATGGCGACGGGAGGCGGCCGGCAGGTGGCGGCTCAGCACTCCCGCAGCCTTGAAGGCTGGTATGCCCACATCCCCGGAATAAAAGTGCTGAGTCCCGCAACGGTCGAGGACGCACGGGGCATGCTCTGGACCGCCCTGGAAGATCCGGACCCGGTGCTCATCTTCGAGAACAGCGGACTTTACAACATGGAAGGCATGCTTCCCGCCGATGCCGGTCCAGTCGATATCGACAAGGCCCGTATCCGAAGAGAGGGCAAAGACATCACCATCATCAGCTACTCGGCAAGTCTCATCAAGTCCCTGGATGCTGCGGAAATCCTCTCGAAGGAAGGGATTGAAGCGGAGGTGATCGACCTGCGAACGCTGCGCCCCCTCGATGAAAAGACCTTCCTGGATTCGGTGGCCAGGACGCATCGTGCACTCATCGTGGATGAGGGATGGCGCACCGGGAGCATCTCCGCAGAGATCAGCGCACGAATCATGGAGGGCGCCTTTTACGAACTTGATGCTCCCGTGGAGCGCCTTTGTACCGTAGAAGTGCCCTTGCCGTATGCCAAGCACCTCGAGGACGCGGCCCTGCCTCAGGTGGACAAGATCGTAGACATCGTCAGGAAAATGGTG
This region of Desulforhabdus amnigena genomic DNA includes:
- the acsA gene encoding acetate--CoA ligase — encoded protein: MLWTPIQKQPESWTVLPNLLDYSSTMAHFSWEDIRRELEGLPGGKGLNIAHEAVDRHADGPLRDHVALRWLGSEGATRDFTYGELKGQSNRFANVLRGLGIGKGDTVSVLADRIPELYIAALGTLKNTSVFCPLFSAFGPEPIYQRLSKGDAKVLVTSQRRYSQKVSHLMDTLPKLQHVLLVDAEDHLGKGLLSLPRLLAESSEVFSIPPTDPEDSAFLHFTSGTTGMPKGAIHVHNAVLTHYVTGKYVMDFHPGDIFWCTADPGWITGTSYGIVAPLLHGITNIIDEADFDAMRWCHILESEKVSIWYTAPTAIRRFMRLSLEPSRHYDLRHLRVIHSVGEPLNPEAVVWGQKAMGLPIHDNWWQTETGGIMIANFPAMEIRPGSMGRPIPGVEAAIVRRIDKDTVEVIEEPEIQGDLALRPGWPSMFRGYLHDEERYRKCFVGGWYLTGDLAKRDADGYFWFVGRADDIIKTSGHMVGPFEVESTLMEHPAVAEAGVIGKPDPLIGEIVKAFVALKPGINPSEELRLELIGFARKKLGSAVAPKEIDFQPNLPKNKAGKIMRRLLKARELGLPEGDLSTLENN
- the pdhA gene encoding pyruvate dehydrogenase (acetyl-transferring) E1 component subunit alpha; translation: MKTKTTKKTKAAVVDRDHALHLLRSMIRIRRLEEKCAELYSAMKIRGFLHLYDGEEAVAVGVLEALTLDDAVVATYREHGHALIRGLSAGCILAEMYGKQEGCSRGRGGSMHLFDAKTRLYGGNAIVGGGLPIAVGLALADKMQKRPHVTCCFFGDGAVAEGEFHESMNLASLWKLPVLFICENNLYAMGTALKYTQAVRDLARKAASYDVASAAVDGMDVLAVEAAAKKAVEAVRSGEGPHFLECLTYRFRAHSMFDPELYRSKAEVEEWKKRCPIETFIQRLKSEGLMSDADLEEIERDIAREINEAVAFAEACTWEPLEDLTRFVYSERRIP
- a CDS encoding alpha-ketoacid dehydrogenase subunit beta → MSNGVESMQKLTYREAVREAIREAMRKDERVFLMGEDVGRYGGCFAVSKGLLEEFGPERIIDTPLSESGFTGAGIGAALGGMRPIVEIMTVNFSLLAADQIVNNAAVYLHMSGGLFNVPIVIRMATGGGRQVAAQHSRSLEGWYAHIPGIKVLSPATVEDARGMLWTALEDPDPVLIFENSGLYNMEGMLPADAGPVDIDKARIRREGKDITIISYSASLIKSLDAAEILSKEGIEAEVIDLRTLRPLDEKTFLDSVARTHRALIVDEGWRTGSISAEISARIMEGAFYELDAPVERLCTVEVPLPYAKHLEDAALPQVDKIVDIVRKMVETNG